The proteins below are encoded in one region of Knoellia sp. S7-12:
- a CDS encoding histidine kinase, producing the protein MVGGRVIGASGRAVRRLAQPLWRGVSALTRHTDLALGLLSLVTFVITWSTMSISHDVPISLMPVLALCVAFPVVLLRRVPFVAWAVAAGTSLVWWAVVPAYAASPMPWPVMQFLVLLASIVAVGLWSQWREIPIVIAATGVLLVVAMPDDLKAWALGQALIMGVALLVRWLVISRRQIAVQQDEVETERARRAVVEERSRIARELHDVVAHHMSMIVVQAQSAPIRHGISDLEVVGEFSAIEGSARQALTEVRSVLGVLRDERGPVETAPLPDLTRLPALAKASKAAGMPLTSRMRLDAAKVPPGTALVLYRVAQESLANAARHAPGAAVELTLEEDSGWARLMIRNSPPPAHVSRVGDPGADADQMHGRNGESGAGGRDENGGNGIPGMSERVRAVGGTFEAEPVGEGFVVIATVPLTGRPQVAGLG; encoded by the coding sequence ATGGTCGGAGGCAGAGTGATCGGAGCCAGCGGACGCGCAGTCCGCAGGTTGGCGCAACCCCTGTGGCGGGGTGTCAGCGCGCTGACCCGTCACACTGACCTCGCGCTGGGCCTGCTCTCACTCGTCACCTTCGTCATCACCTGGTCGACGATGAGCATCTCCCACGACGTCCCGATCTCGCTCATGCCCGTCCTGGCGCTCTGCGTGGCGTTCCCGGTCGTCCTCCTGCGCCGGGTGCCGTTCGTCGCGTGGGCTGTCGCGGCCGGGACCTCGCTGGTGTGGTGGGCGGTCGTGCCGGCCTACGCGGCCTCACCGATGCCGTGGCCGGTCATGCAGTTCCTCGTGCTCCTCGCGTCGATCGTCGCCGTCGGTTTGTGGAGCCAGTGGCGCGAGATCCCCATCGTCATTGCGGCCACTGGTGTGCTGCTCGTGGTCGCCATGCCCGACGACCTCAAGGCGTGGGCGCTCGGTCAGGCGCTCATCATGGGCGTCGCCCTGCTCGTGCGTTGGCTCGTCATCTCGCGCCGCCAGATAGCGGTGCAGCAGGACGAGGTCGAGACCGAGCGGGCCCGCCGCGCCGTCGTCGAGGAACGCAGTCGCATCGCCCGCGAGCTCCACGACGTCGTGGCGCACCACATGTCGATGATCGTCGTCCAGGCGCAGAGTGCTCCGATCCGTCACGGAATCTCGGATCTCGAGGTGGTGGGGGAGTTCTCGGCCATCGAGGGCTCGGCGCGGCAGGCGCTCACCGAGGTGAGGTCGGTGTTGGGGGTGTTGCGGGACGAACGCGGCCCGGTCGAGACGGCGCCCCTGCCAGATCTCACCCGCCTCCCAGCGCTGGCCAAGGCGTCCAAAGCAGCGGGTATGCCGCTCACCTCCCGTATGCGCCTCGACGCCGCGAAGGTGCCCCCGGGCACGGCTCTCGTGCTCTATCGCGTGGCGCAGGAGTCGCTGGCGAACGCGGCTCGGCACGCGCCCGGCGCCGCCGTCGAGCTCACCCTTGAAGAGGACTCCGGCTGGGCCCGACTCATGATCCGCAACTCACCGCCACCCGCGCACGTTTCCAGGGTCGGCGACCCTGGCGCCGACGCCGACCAGATGCACGGACGCAACGGGGAGAGCGGGGCCGGAGGTCGGGACGAGAACGGTGGGAACGGCATACCCGGCATGTCCGAGCGCGTGCGCGCCGTCGGTGGAACGTTCGAAGCAGAGCCGGTCGGCGAGGGCTTTGTCGTCATCGCGACCGTCCCCTTGACCGGCCGCCCGCAGGTCGCCGGGCTAGGTTGA
- a CDS encoding response regulator transcription factor, with amino-acid sequence MITVVIVDDQAMVRQGLGALLNAQPDLQVVGEAADGAAAVREVARLRPDVVLMDVRMPEVNGLDAAATILGSPSPDRPHVLMLTTFDVDDYVYEALRIGASGFMLKDAPSEELARAVRVVAAGDSLLAPSVTKRLIAEVTRSRSGVPKDSPRLRELTPRELEVLELIARGFSNIEIATRLFVAEQTVKTHVSRVFTKLGLRDRAQAVVFAYEHGVVSAG; translated from the coding sequence ATGATCACAGTGGTCATCGTCGATGATCAGGCGATGGTGCGGCAGGGGCTCGGCGCACTTCTCAACGCACAACCCGACCTCCAGGTCGTCGGCGAGGCTGCCGATGGCGCCGCTGCCGTGCGCGAGGTCGCCCGCCTGCGGCCGGACGTGGTGTTGATGGATGTGCGCATGCCCGAGGTCAATGGCCTTGATGCGGCGGCGACGATCCTCGGGTCACCTAGTCCTGACCGGCCGCACGTGTTGATGTTGACGACGTTCGACGTCGACGACTACGTCTATGAGGCGCTGCGCATCGGTGCGAGCGGGTTCATGCTCAAGGACGCGCCGTCGGAGGAGCTCGCCCGGGCCGTTCGCGTTGTGGCGGCGGGGGATTCGCTTCTTGCGCCGAGTGTGACGAAGCGGCTCATCGCCGAGGTGACCAGGTCGCGGTCGGGCGTCCCCAAGGACTCGCCGCGGCTGCGGGAGCTCACTCCGCGCGAGCTCGAGGTGCTCGAGCTGATTGCGCGTGGCTTCTCCAACATCGAGATCGCGACGAGGCTCTTTGTCGCCGAGCAGACCGTCAAGACGCACGTGTCGAGGGTCTTCACCAAGTTGGGGCTGCGCGACCGGGCTCAGGCCGTGGTGTTCGCCTACGAGCACGGAGTCGTCAGCGCCGGCTGA